Below is a window of Malania oleifera isolate guangnan ecotype guangnan chromosome 1, ASM2987363v1, whole genome shotgun sequence DNA.
ATCCAACAGCTCCCGCAGCATAGCCCGCTAAACAAGTCACCCCAAGCTGTTGAGCTGTAGAGCAATCGTCCTTCCTTCTCTGCATGATATTACGGTATAAAAAATCCGCAGAATGCTCAAAAGTTGAGAACATAATCATTGAGACtgcaacaaaaaataaataaaaaatcagaaaaactAATAAGCAACAGATACACATTGAACAGCTAGGAAAATAACAGATTTATGCTTAATAAGTCAAGCATATTACAAACATAACAAATGACCAAGATGTGTGGAGCCAAGTGTAGTCTAGCCTGTCGTCAGCCTATCCACTTCTAACCACAATCAGTCAATGCAATCAATGAATCAGGTCTGTCAGGGAGCAAACTAACGGTACATATGCAGTGTGATACCAAATTAAGAAGGTGATTCTCAGCTTCCGCGGTAATTTACTCTTTAATACCTGGTTGACTGTTGTGTTGATTCATATGCTAGTCGGGATATTTGATGGACCAACTGCCCATGCATCTGTcaacttttataataattactCCAAACTTACAGCTAGGAAAATAACAGATTTATGCTTAATAGTCAAGCATATTACGAATCTAACAATTGATTAAGATATTTGGAGCCAAGTGTAGTCTAGCCTAATGTCAGCCTAATCCACTTCTAACCACAATCAGTCAATGCAATCAATGAATCAGGTATTCTCTGTCAGGGAGTAAACTAGCAGTACATATGTAGTGTGATACCAAATTAAGAAGGTGATTCTCAGCCTCCAGGGGTAATTTACTCTTCAATACCTGGTTGACTGTTGTGTTGATTCATATGCTAGTGGGGATATTTGATAGACCAACTGCCCATGCATCTGTCAACTTTTATCATAATTACTCCAAACTTTCAAAATATTAGATGAAAAGGATAATCTTGTGATCTAAAATGTAGAAAGGCATCCAATATTAATCAAAAGAGGAATTTAGAAATTTCAAATAACTGTGTGATTACATGGAAGGTTTCGACCCCAAAGTGGAACAAGACCCCTGTAAAATCTGCAacaaaaaaaatcagaaatagcCTCCAATAAAAGAGAGATTTAACAGAAAGATAAAAATTTTTCTAAGATTCTTTACCCATAGAGGCCTTCAGAAGCATATATTCTTGGAAAGCCATCAATCAATCCCTTTGCAAAATCAGGCTGAGCCTGAACCCTAACTTTAATAGCCTCAAAAGGACAGAGAGCCACATTGGCTATTACTTCAGCAGATGCACTGCTTAAGAAAAAAGTGGCACTCATGTTGCCATCTACCCTCACATCtgagtaaagcttcttgaagtaTTCATATAAACCAAATCTGCAACCACCTTGAATACCATAACCGAAGAACTTACCAGACCAACCTCTCCAAAGAACTGAAGGGCCTTGTTCTCTCACTAAAGTGGCAAAACATGAGGAAATGCTGCAATACTTGATTGGATGCACCTAAAAATAATGGATTAATATGTCAAGCTTTGTTGATACAAAAAATAGGCATTGAGGCAGAAACCTCCCAAATAAGTCATAATAAGTTTAACCCTCCATTTGGTCAGAGATGTGaaaaaaagaggagagaaaatatttggatttttCTCCATTTCTTTTGTATGGTTTCCATAGAGTGATAGAAGAGAAAAGAACAAGAGCAAAgtggagagaaaaaaaaatgcaggAAAAGAACCACTTTTTTTCTCCCCCAAATCAGAGAGATGGGTAGAAATGGGGACAAACTATTCAAAAATATGAAAACACtagttttcattttcttttcttttccctcctTAAACATT
It encodes the following:
- the LOC131150900 gene encoding mitochondrial phosphate carrier protein 1, mitochondrial-like; translated protein: MMRRGAEGRSCDEHSPKYYGVCAVGGMLSAGTTHLAITPLDVLKVNMQVHPIKYCSISSCFATLVREQGPSVLWRGWSGKFFGYGIQGGCRFGLYEYFKKLYSDVRVDGNMSATFFLSSASAEVIANVALCPFEAIKVRVQAQPDFAKGLIDGFPRIYASEGLYGFYRGLVPLWGRNLPFSMIMFSTFEHSADFLYRNIMQRRKDDCSTAQQLGVTCLAGYAAGAVGSLVSNPADNIVASLYNKKADSLMWVVKKIGFVNLFTRSLPIRIMLVGPVVTLQWLFYDTIKVISGLPTSGGLSTDLGGEDGS